CCGAAACATCCCCACGCAGGTTAAATTCCAACTCCCACTCCCCTTCACGCTCGGGATCCGTGGACTCGCACACCACCGTGACCAGGCCCAATTCGTTTAAACACGCACGTAGACGAACCGGAACCGAGTCGCTTCCGTCCATTTCCACTTCCGTCTCGAGCGCGGGCAGAGTCCGCAGACGACTGGCATCCGAGAAGCGTCGCTCTCCCGCTGAAAGACTCATGTCAGCATCCCCAAGCGCTGCTTCGAAGCGAGCCACTTTATTCAGCTGCAAATGGAGGCCGTCAACTTCAGCGACGAAGACCTCGAGCGGCTGTGCCCCTTTGGGCAAAACACAGACATATTCTGCCCTCTCATCAATCGCCAGCTTAAGCAATACACAGCGGGATGCCCCGGAATCGATCACCCTTTCTTTTCTATAGGATAGTGCACCGAAGTAAGCAGCGCCGCGGGCAACCGCCAAATCAGTTTCCGAGCTTGCCATCAAAAAAGGTGTTTCGCCGCCTTGCCAGTTTGCCAGTAGCTCGAGCAAGCGCTGCTGAACTACAGTCGTCGAAAGGCTGCCTCCATTAAACAAGACAGCGTCCACACGAGGTTCCGCTCCCAAAAACTCAGAAATATGATGAGTGACCGCGCAATCCACCGCGTAGGGCAAGCCCCACTCCCGCATGCCCTCCTGAGCTTTCTCTGCAACGGTCCCCGCTGAACACAACGGATAGAATCCCTCCAGAACCAGCTCGCGAGCTTGCGACAGAGAAATTTCCGCTGAGAGCGTTCCAGCCAGCAAGCCCGCACCTTTACTAGGAATCGCTACCTTGAAGGAGCCATCTGACTCCGCTTCTAGACTCGCCTCTTTCAACTCTCGAGCTCGACTCAGCAAAAAGCCCCATTGGTCTACACTCAGTTCCTCACTCGCCCCAACCAGCTCCGACTCCAAGGCATACGAAAGGGCCAAATCCATATTATCGCCGCCCAAAAGCAAATGTTCGCTCACCGACTCCCGCTTGATTGAAAAGGTCCCGTCATCATCTCTCGCAACGGAAAACAGGCTGAAATCTGAGGTACCCCCTCCCACATCAACCACAAGAATTCGACTTCCGACTTCCAACTCCGACAGCGTGACTGACTGGGACTCAAGCCAGCGGTAAAATGCGGCTTGCGGCTCTTCCACAATACGCACTCCCGCCGGATATCCGGCTTGCTTGGCAGCTTGAAGCGTCGCGGCCTGCGAAGCGGGATCGAAGGAGGCAGGAACGGTTATGACCACAGACTGGCTGCCAAAGGGGGCGGATTCTCCAAACTTGCGATTCCACGCATCTCTCAAGGTTGCCAGCAGCAACGCGGAGGCGCCCATCGGTGTTAATTTCTCACTCTCAGGTACGGCTCTAGACTTCCAAGGGAGAATTCCAGAGCTCGGGCTTAGCGAAAGATTGCCCAACCAAGATTTGGCGGAATGTGCGACCAAGTCGGGAGTTTCACGGGCTAAACGCTTTGCGTAGGCCCCAACCAACCAACGCCCCTCTGACTCGTAGGCGAGAAACGAAGGCAACGAGGTTCGCTCGACCTCCGTAGCCCGCTGCTCGAGCTGGGGAATCATCAAAACCTGGGATTCGCCATCCGTCCGGCTCAAATCGACATAAGCGAGCGAGCAGTTGGTGGTCCCAAGATCGATTCCAATACTATAGCGTGGAAAACCGGCCATACCCTCACTCCATGCGAACCTGGAATTCTATCTTCCAGCTCCGATCGGAATCCACGTGCTGCATCCAAAGCTCCAAATTGCCGAGCTCTGTCACCACCGAGTTCAAACGCACCGGAATAGGCTGGCCTTCCGGAAACTCTTCCATCGGCGGCAAAGTAATTTCCAGTTTGCTGGTTTCTTCCAACTCCTTGTCCGCTTTGGGCACCAAGTCTCCCGGTTTGTCGCCGCTGCGAATTTCAGAAGCGAAAAAGCGGAAAACGGCAGGCTTCCCAGTGACCAAACCAAAGGAACGCCCCTCAAGCGTGAGCGAGGATCCTTCTTCCATACCTTGAGGCACAACACACACCGCCTTAATCGGTGGCTTAAACCCGGGAACTGCGGGACGCGAAGATTCGAGACCGAGGTAATAGGACCTCGCCGTTCCCGCTCGGATTCTCAGCCCCTGTCCGGTCACCCGATTTCGTCCGTAACTGGCCGCTCCCTTCGCGACCGCCAAGTCCGGCTGAAATCCTTCTAGTTCACGAGGAGCTGTTCCGCACCAAGATGCCAGCAAATCGAGAACCCGCTGGCGCAAGGCATCAGCCTTGAAAACGCCTCCATTGAACAGGACAGCGGTGGGCTTAAGCAGGTCACCCACCAGAGCTTCTTCCGCTTGCCCGATCAAGGCAGACAGATTTTCGCTAGCCTTCACATTCTTGAGGCTGCGTGACAAGAAGCGGGCCAAGTGCTTGCTCACCACCGCATCAGAAGCGTAGGGCAAACCAAATTCTTGCAGAGCCGCCCCGCCATCTTCCACCGGCATTTCACTCGCTGCAGTCAGTTCGAAAAAGCCATCTATCACCACCGCTTCCAACGTCTCGCGGGAGAGCGTTGTGGTAACCGTCCCAGCGAAGAGGCTGGAACCACGAGAGGGCACAGAAATGCTCAACTCACCGAGCGACTTATCTTCGAAGAGTTTCGCTTTGGCCACGCTAGCCGAGTGAACTAAGGCCATGAACTGCCAATCGTCAATCTCGGTACCTTCCTCTTCCAGCTGAGCCTGCAAGGTGTAGGCCAGGGCCAAATCCATGTTATCTCCGCCTAATAGGATGTGTTCGCCCACCGCGATTCGCTCGACTGCAAGATTCCCCTCTTCCTCACTTACCGCGATGAGGCTGAAATCGGCCGTGCCCCCACCGACATCACAAACAAGAATCACGTCTCCCGCCGAGACCTGCTTACGCCAATCGCTCCCGACTTTATCAGTCCAGGCATAAAAGGCAGCTTGCGGTTCCTCCAACAAAACCGGCTCCGGGAAACCAGCCGCCTTGGCGGCGTCGGAGGTTAGTTTACGGGCAACTTCATCGAAAGATGCCGGAACAGTGAGCACCAGTTCCCCTTGTTCAAAATCCCACTCTCGCCCCTCCAAACGCTCCGCGTAGAGGAAACCTTGCTTGAGATGGGACAGATAGCGACGCGATGCCTCCACGGCGGAAACTTTGCCCTCCCCTATCTCCGAATTCCACGGAAGCACTGCAGCCTGCGGGTCGACGTGCGGATTGGACAACCAAGACTTGGCGGAAGTCACAAGGCGATCGGGAACCTGAGCTCCATGTTCGCGAGCGAAAACACCTACGATATCGCTGGCCTCCCCCTCGCGCCAAGGTACGCGGACCGCGTCAGCCGAAAATTCACCCTGGCCCGGCAAGTAAAGAGCAGAGGGCAGCGAACTCCTTTCTCCGACTTGGCTGGGGGCGAGGATCTGAGTAACTTCTACGACGCGGCTTTCACCTGATTCCAGGTCGTAAAGCGTCACAGCGCTGTTGCTGGTTCCCAGATCGATTCCTAAAACAAAATTCTTTTCCATTATTGTGGCTTTGATTTGGTCGCCCCGGACTCCTCGTTCGAATGGATGAGAGATACGAAATACGGGCGACCTTGCTCTATTTTCAAAAATTGGACTGCGAGCTTGTTCGGATTAAAAGCCCGATGGACGCGGTTTAATCAAACCTCAGTCCCGCGAGTCCAACCGAAAAGCAGTTCTCGAGCCGCATTCGGGTTACGGTAGTTCTATCAGGCTAGTCTAGATTGAATTCCCAATTCAAAAAACCCGCCGATCAATTGAGCGGGCTACACGTTCGAAGAAACGGGGTAAGCCGAGCGCCCGACAGTGGAGAAAGCGCCTACTTGGATAAGATCGTCAGCTGAATTTCGATTGATTTCCTATCGAGGCAAAATCGGCTGGCATTTTTTCACCAGGAGGCTCACGGGTAATTCTACCGGTAACAATCCAAGATGCCTGTTCTCATCTTGGGATCAAATTGCCCTTAACGGGCTGATTGAACTAAAAACTGAATCGAGAGCAAAACGGCAGGTACTATACCGTAGCTAGATGACGTTTGTAACTAGCAGGTGACAGGCGATTATTTCACCTCTACTTGGGCAGGCGCGAGCGGAGGCAGATTTCCTTTTTCCAAGGCAGTGACACGGGGCAAGTTTAGCTTGTTGGTCATCCAACCCTTGTGCACCAACTTGCCACTATGGGGTCCTTCTCCCGCAATCGAACCCGACAAACTGTAGAATGCACTCAAAGCCTTCGGCACCGTCACTGTTTCGCCCTCTTTTTCGGACGCCACCGGCACAACGCTCGCAATCTCGTCTAGAGCGCTCTTGCAACCCTGATGCACGACGCGAGCCGCTCCGCCGACTTGGGCGTCGCTGTACTTGCTGATATCATCCATCAGAAAATCGATAAACCGGCCTTTGCTCTGGAGAGCCGCCAAAACGGCAACCACTTCCGCCTCTGCATTGTTTTTTTTCTCTGGAGCAGGTGTGCTCGCCGCGGAAACAGGCTTCTCCTTGATCTGCTTTTCTGGCGGAGCGACGACGACCTTAAGCACTAGCCAGAGTGCCATAGCCAAGGCTCCAGCGATCATGTAGGTGCCATACTGTTCGAAGCCAGGGACAAAAAGCAGGCCGTTGAGTATTGCGATTAAAACTCCAGCGATAAGGGCTTGGTTTTTCATAGGATAAACTGGTTTGGTAAAAGTTTAGGTCAGATTCAAAAGATCAATTTGCGACCGGTTCACCCTAGCCTATTGGCGGCGATTCCATCGGTGTCCACACCGAAAACGAAACCTAGCGAATCGTGGGCCGACAATCAAAGAGCCTACAGTCTAAACAACGAAGACCGGCAAAGACCGATTTAACAGAGCACAAAAAAGCCGTATCCCTGATCAGGATACGGCTTGAAAGTATTAGTCTTACCAGTCTTTAGCTCGCTTCTGGAGTCGCTGTTGGAGCAGAGACCTCTTCGGCAGCTTCCGCAGTGTCTACGTTGTCCTCGATATCGCCACCAAATGGGAGCGTGATGCGAAGGTCGCGGTAGGTGCGAAGACCGGTACCCGCTGGGATCAAGTGACCCATGATTACGTTTTCCTTGAAACCGTGCAGCTTATCGATCTTCGACAATGTCGACGCATCGGTAAGTACGCGGGTGGTTTCCTGGAAGGATGCAGCGGAGATGAAGGACTCTGTCTCGATCGACGCCTTGGTGATACCGAGGAGAACTGGCTCAGCTTCGGCAGGTTTACCACCCGCTTCGATGATCTCGTTGTTCTCACGGATGAAGGTCGTACGCTCGATTTGCTCACCCCAGAAGAATTCAGTGTCACCTGGATCGGTGATACGAACCTTGCGGAGCATCTGACGGATGATGAGCTCGATGTGCTTGTCGTTGATGGTAACACCCTGCAGACGGTAAACCTCTTGAACCTCGTTGATGAGGAACTCGTACAAGCGGTTTGGTCCGAGGATATCGAGGATTTCGTGCGGATCGGCGGAACCTTCTGTGAGGTGCTGCCCCTTGTGCACGACGTCGCCAACTTGGACGATGATTTGCTTGTTGTGAGGAATGAGGTGCTCTTCCGCTTCGCCAGACTCTTCGTCGGTAACGATGAGCTTGCGCTTGGAGCGAACGGTTCCACCCAAGGAAACGACACCATCGATACGGGCCATTTCAGCAGCTTCCTTCGGACGACGAGCTTCGAATAGCTCAGCAACACGAGGAAGACCACCGGTGATGTCCTTGGTCTTAGAAGCCTGACGTGGTGTTTTCGCAAGCAATGCACCCTGAGCGATTTCGTCGCCTTCGGTTACTGCTACCTGAGCTCCCGTTGGAATGCTGTAGACCGCGAGTACCTTACCAGAAGCGTCCTTGACCTCAACGGATGGATTCAAGTCTTCCTTGTGCTCGATGACCACGATGGCGATACGACCGGAGGACTCGTCGAGTTCCTTCTTGATAGTAACACCTGGGATCATGTCGCGGAAACCGATGACACCTGGCTTTTCGGAAAGAACCGGGATGTTGTAAGGGTCCCACTCTGCGAGCAATTGGCCGGCTTCGATTTCGCCACCGTCTGGAACGCGTAGTAGCGAACCAACTACGATATCGTAAGCTTCCAATTCGCGCCCAGTACCGTCAACGATTTGGACAGAACCCGTCTTATTGAGAACAACGCTTACACCTGGGGCGATCTCAACGAGACGCAGACCGCGGTACTTGACGGTACCACCGTTACGAACCGAGATGCGTGGGTCAGTAACAACCGAAGACGCGATACCACCAATGTGGAAGGTACGCATGGTCAGCTGTGTACCAGGCTCACCGATCGACTGCGCAGCGATGATGCCGACTGAGTCACCAATCTTAGCCAAATCGTTGGAAGCCGGGTTGATGCCGTAAGACTTCGCATCGATACCGTATGGAGCGGTACAGGTGAGCGGAGACATTACCTTGAGACGCTCGATTCCGAGCTCTTCAACACGCTTAGCGATTTGCTCGGTGATCAACTCACCCGAACCGACGACCAATTCGTCCGGTTCGATTGGGTTGTAGACGTCGTCGCAAGAGCAACGGCCTTCGATACGCTCACGCAAGCCAACGATCTCGTCGTCACCTTCAAAGATAGCCTTCTTCCAGATACCTTCACGGGTTCCGCAATCCTGTTCAGTGATGATAACATCCATCGCCACGTCACAAAGCTTACGAGTGAGGTAACCTGCGTCCGCAGTCTTAAGAGCGGTATCCGCGAGACCCTTACGAGCGCCGTGAGTAGAGATGAAGTACTCAAGAACGGTGAGACCTTCACGGAAGGAAGAAAGAATCGGACGTTCGATGATTTCACCAGATGGCTTAGCCATCAGACCACGAGTACCGCAAAGCTGACGAACCTGGTTCGGGTTACCACGAGCACCGGAGTCCATCATCACGTAAACTGGGTTTACGCCTGGCTTGCCGCCATTGGTCTTCAATTGCTCGAACACCGCTTGCTTGATCTCGTCGGTCGCTACGGTCCAGATGTCGATGATCTTGTTGTAGCGCTCACCTGCGGTGATGATACCCTTCTGGTACTGCCCATCAACGTCAGCGATCTTGCCGAACGCGCGGTCAACGATATCAACCTTGGCATCAGGGATGATCATGTCGTCGATACCGATCGAAATACCAGCCATGGTCGCAACGTCGAAGCCAAGCTTCTTTAGCTTGTCCAAAGAAACAACCGTCGCTTCAGGACCAGCCACCTTATAGGTGTTGTTGATCACATCGCCGAGTTCCTTCTTACCAACCTGGAAGTTGATGAAACCAAGCTCGTCTGGCCAAATTTCGCTGTAGCGGATACGGCCAACTGTGGTGGTGATCGTCTTTTGGTCCGAGTTGCCAAAAATGGTTTCACGTCCGTAATCCGGATTCGGGATACGAACCCAGTCGTGAGTGTGAAGAGCTCCGTCCAAGTTGGCGAAAATCGCCTCTGTCTTGTTTCCAACAAGCGGGATACGACTCAATTCTTCCGATCCCTGACGTGGAGTCATGGATAGGTAGTAAGAACCGAGGATAACGTCCTGCGAAGGAGTGAGAATTGGCTTACCGGATGAGGGCGAGAAGATGTTACCTGTCGCCATCATGAGCATCTTACACTCGAGCGTCGCTTCGAGCGAAAGAGGCACGTGAACCGCCATTTGGTCACCGTCGAAGTCAGCGTTATACGCAGTACAAACGAGCGGGTGAACGCGGATCGCCTCACCTTCGATCAAAGTTGGCTCGAAAGCCTGGATCGAAAGACGGTGAAGAGTCGGAGCGCGGTTGAGAAGAACTGGGTGTCCCTTGGTAACTTCTTCCAAAATATCCCAAACTTCTGGCGAGCGCTTCTCGATCATGCGGCGAGCGCCACGGACCGTGTGAACGAAGCCAAGCTCCTTGAGACGGCGGATGATGAATGGCTCGAAAAGAACGAGAGCCATCTTCTTAGGAAGACCACACTGGTTCAGTTTCAGCTCAGGACCGATAACGATAACGGAACGACCGGAGTAGTCGACGCGCTTACCGAGAAGGTTCTGACGGAAGCGTCCTTGCTTACCCTTGAGCATGTCGCTAAGGGACTTGAGCGGACGGTTGCCAGCGCCAGTTACCGGACGGCCGTGACGACCATTGTCGAAGAGCGCGTCAACAGCTTCCTGCAGCATGCGCTTTTCGTTGTGGATGATCACGTCCGGCGTCTTCAACTGCATCAAGTTCTTGAGGCGGTTGTTACGGTTGATTACGCGGCGGTAGAGGTCGTTAAGGTCGGAAGTCGCGAAACGGCCACCTTCGAGTGGAACAAGTGGGCGAAGGTCTGGTGGGATAACCGGCAGGACTTCGAGCACCATCCACTCTGGACGAGAGGAGGACTTGATGAAGCCTTGGATAACCTTGAGACGCTTAGCCAACTTCTTCTTGATCTGCTTCGACTTGGTCGAGCGCATCGCTTCCTGCAGTTCGAGAACGGTGACTTCGAGGTCGGTGTTTACGAGAACATCGCGGAGAGCTTCGGCACCCATTTTGGCCACGAAGGAATCGTCGCCGTACTCGGCCATCGCCTCGAGGTACTCTTGGTCGGTGAGAAGCTGCTTCTCTTCGAGTGGAGTACGGCCTGGATCGGTGACCATGTACGCTTCGTAGTAGATCACGCGCTCGAGACTGCGAGCAGTCATATCGAGCAAGAGACCCAAACGCGAAGGCATGCTCTTGAGGAACCAGATGTGAGTGACAGGAACTGCCAACTCGATGTGGCCCATGCGCTGACGGCGGACGCGAGATACAGTTACCTCAACGCCACAACGGTCGCATATGACACCCTTGTACTTGATTCGCTTGTACTTACCGCAGGCACATTCGTAGTCGCGTACTGGACCGAAGATTCGCTGGCAGAAAAGTCCGCCTGGCTCCGGCTTGAAAGTACGGTAGTTGATGGTCTCCGGGTTCTTGACTTCGCCACGTGACCAGGAACGGATGATTTCT
This genomic interval from Pelagicoccus albus contains the following:
- a CDS encoding DUF2760 domain-containing protein codes for the protein MKNQALIAGVLIAILNGLLFVPGFEQYGTYMIAGALAMALWLVLKVVVAPPEKQIKEKPVSAASTPAPEKKNNAEAEVVAVLAALQSKGRFIDFLMDDISKYSDAQVGGAARVVHQGCKSALDEIASVVPVASEKEGETVTVPKALSAFYSLSGSIAGEGPHSGKLVHKGWMTNKLNLPRVTALEKGNLPPLAPAQVEVK
- a CDS encoding Hsp70 family protein, with amino-acid sequence MEKNFVLGIDLGTSNSAVTLYDLESGESRVVEVTQILAPSQVGERSSLPSALYLPGQGEFSADAVRVPWREGEASDIVGVFAREHGAQVPDRLVTSAKSWLSNPHVDPQAAVLPWNSEIGEGKVSAVEASRRYLSHLKQGFLYAERLEGREWDFEQGELVLTVPASFDEVARKLTSDAAKAAGFPEPVLLEEPQAAFYAWTDKVGSDWRKQVSAGDVILVCDVGGGTADFSLIAVSEEEGNLAVERIAVGEHILLGGDNMDLALAYTLQAQLEEEGTEIDDWQFMALVHSASVAKAKLFEDKSLGELSISVPSRGSSLFAGTVTTTLSRETLEAVVIDGFFELTAASEMPVEDGGAALQEFGLPYASDAVVSKHLARFLSRSLKNVKASENLSALIGQAEEALVGDLLKPTAVLFNGGVFKADALRQRVLDLLASWCGTAPRELEGFQPDLAVAKGAASYGRNRVTGQGLRIRAGTARSYYLGLESSRPAVPGFKPPIKAVCVVPQGMEEGSSLTLEGRSFGLVTGKPAVFRFFASEIRSGDKPGDLVPKADKELEETSKLEITLPPMEEFPEGQPIPVRLNSVVTELGNLELWMQHVDSDRSWKIEFQVRME
- the rpoC gene encoding DNA-directed RNA polymerase subunit beta'; the protein is MSTQEAQQVLSAERESNFDCVTINVSSPEIIRSWSRGEVKNPETINYRTFKPEPGGLFCQRIFGPVRDYECACGKYKRIKYKGVICDRCGVEVTVSRVRRQRMGHIELAVPVTHIWFLKSMPSRLGLLLDMTARSLERVIYYEAYMVTDPGRTPLEEKQLLTDQEYLEAMAEYGDDSFVAKMGAEALRDVLVNTDLEVTVLELQEAMRSTKSKQIKKKLAKRLKVIQGFIKSSSRPEWMVLEVLPVIPPDLRPLVPLEGGRFATSDLNDLYRRVINRNNRLKNLMQLKTPDVIIHNEKRMLQEAVDALFDNGRHGRPVTGAGNRPLKSLSDMLKGKQGRFRQNLLGKRVDYSGRSVIVIGPELKLNQCGLPKKMALVLFEPFIIRRLKELGFVHTVRGARRMIEKRSPEVWDILEEVTKGHPVLLNRAPTLHRLSIQAFEPTLIEGEAIRVHPLVCTAYNADFDGDQMAVHVPLSLEATLECKMLMMATGNIFSPSSGKPILTPSQDVILGSYYLSMTPRQGSEELSRIPLVGNKTEAIFANLDGALHTHDWVRIPNPDYGRETIFGNSDQKTITTTVGRIRYSEIWPDELGFINFQVGKKELGDVINNTYKVAGPEATVVSLDKLKKLGFDVATMAGISIGIDDMIIPDAKVDIVDRAFGKIADVDGQYQKGIITAGERYNKIIDIWTVATDEIKQAVFEQLKTNGGKPGVNPVYVMMDSGARGNPNQVRQLCGTRGLMAKPSGEIIERPILSSFREGLTVLEYFISTHGARKGLADTALKTADAGYLTRKLCDVAMDVIITEQDCGTREGIWKKAIFEGDDEIVGLRERIEGRCSCDDVYNPIEPDELVVGSGELITEQIAKRVEELGIERLKVMSPLTCTAPYGIDAKSYGINPASNDLAKIGDSVGIIAAQSIGEPGTQLTMRTFHIGGIASSVVTDPRISVRNGGTVKYRGLRLVEIAPGVSVVLNKTGSVQIVDGTGRELEAYDIVVGSLLRVPDGGEIEAGQLLAEWDPYNIPVLSEKPGVIGFRDMIPGVTIKKELDESSGRIAIVVIEHKEDLNPSVEVKDASGKVLAVYSIPTGAQVAVTEGDEIAQGALLAKTPRQASKTKDITGGLPRVAELFEARRPKEAAEMARIDGVVSLGGTVRSKRKLIVTDEESGEAEEHLIPHNKQIIVQVGDVVHKGQHLTEGSADPHEILDILGPNRLYEFLINEVQEVYRLQGVTINDKHIELIIRQMLRKVRITDPGDTEFFWGEQIERTTFIRENNEIIEAGGKPAEAEPVLLGITKASIETESFISAASFQETTRVLTDASTLSKIDKLHGFKENVIMGHLIPAGTGLRTYRDLRITLPFGGDIEDNVDTAEAAEEVSAPTATPEAS
- a CDS encoding hsp70 family protein, whose product is MAGFPRYSIGIDLGTTNCSLAYVDLSRTDGESQVLMIPQLEQRATEVERTSLPSFLAYESEGRWLVGAYAKRLARETPDLVAHSAKSWLGNLSLSPSSGILPWKSRAVPESEKLTPMGASALLLATLRDAWNRKFGESAPFGSQSVVITVPASFDPASQAATLQAAKQAGYPAGVRIVEEPQAAFYRWLESQSVTLSELEVGSRILVVDVGGGTSDFSLFSVARDDDGTFSIKRESVSEHLLLGGDNMDLALSYALESELVGASEELSVDQWGFLLSRARELKEASLEAESDGSFKVAIPSKGAGLLAGTLSAEISLSQARELVLEGFYPLCSAGTVAEKAQEGMREWGLPYAVDCAVTHHISEFLGAEPRVDAVLFNGGSLSTTVVQQRLLELLANWQGGETPFLMASSETDLAVARGAAYFGALSYRKERVIDSGASRCVLLKLAIDERAEYVCVLPKGAQPLEVFVAEVDGLHLQLNKVARFEAALGDADMSLSAGERRFSDASRLRTLPALETEVEMDGSDSVPVRLRACLNELGLVTVVCESTDPEREGEWELEFNLRGDVSVATTASTQADKGVQAYDLKRAQKAESILLGRLFSKDPNLKASRIFKELESSLALPKPDWNLPLCRALIDGLLAKGVVPVENNSALEAWFQLAGYLMRPGFGTPRDRRRLDLFFELLGDPAAQPRRVEVQQLIFLRRVCFGLSEEEQASLFDKHFELLIGSPKSEPERIRLLCSLEAVDLERKGRLFEELSQRLRISMQSSGEVGSFLTGMAILLSRLPFRTGLDRVVPPNRVETIFGLLKKEDWTNSRFAGAKNLFLRAGRIVDDRHLDLSSGLARKIRSKLEKSGVEHSKLRPLEIYVARSVSDQNTSFGEALPPGLVLV